The nucleotide sequence gtCCCGGCTCGCGGGAGCTGCCGGCGCCGCCTGGACCACTCGCAGCATCCCCTGTCGCCATGGCGACCGCGGGGCCGCCCCTCGCCATGGCAACTGTGAGCATCCCGACGGGTGCGCGGCGAGTCCCGGGCTCCCGCCGCCCCGAGTTCCCCCCGAGTAGCGGGGTACCGGGGCCTCCCCCTCCGCGCTGACCCTGGGGACGGGGCGCGGCGGTGCTGAGGTAGTGGAGCCACCGGTACCTCGTGTCCCCGGTGCCATCCCGTCCCGTTAATCCCCGACGGTCTCGAATGCACAATGCCACGGGACCGCCTCGTCCCGGGGCTCAGGTGCTGCCGCGCAGCTGCCAAGGGGCCGTGGAAGGTAGCAGGGGACCGGGGTGTGGTACCGAGCGGACCCAGTAGGGACCCTGCGCCCCGGGAGGCTCCGTGCTCCTGGGGAAGGTCGGTGCTACGCGGGAGAATCCGTGAGCCCCGGGATAATCTGTGCGCCCTGGAGAGGATCGGTGGCGGCCCGGAAAGCTCCGTGAGCCCCTGAGAGGGTCGGTGCCGGCTGAGAAAGGTCTATGAACCCCGTCGAGGGTCGCTGTGATCCCGCCCATCCCTCCGCCGCCCCCGCGCCCCCACGCCCCCGGGAGCGAGGCCGGACCGGGCCGGGCGCAGCCCCCACCTCGGTCATGAGCCGGTCCGCCCCCGTGTTCTCCTCGTCCTTGAAGATGATGTCGGGGTTGTAGTTGGGCACCAGGTCCCTGAAGCGCTCCGAGCCCCGCAGCACTTTGCCCTCTGCCTTCCCGCTCGCCCCCAGCGTCTGCTCGGGCACGTTGGGCACGAACTGCTTGTACAGCAGAGGCGAAAGCTGCCGCCGCCCCAGCCGCCGCCGCCCCACCGGGCCCCGACCCGGGCCGCAGCCCAGCACCGGCGCGGCCAGCAGGCAGGCGGCGAGCCCGAGCAGGACGAGGGCAAGCGGCCTCCACCGGGGCATCCCGCCCGCCGGGCACCGCTGCCTCCGCGGGTCCCGCTCAGTCGCCGGGGGCACGGGAGGCTGGGGCGGGCATGGTCCCGGTGCAGCGGCCCCGGGGCTTTTAGATGGTCTCGGTGCCAGGGGCGGGTCGGAGCCGCTTCCTTCTCACACCCACGGTCCCGTCGCTGCTGCGGGATCCGCGGCCGCTCGGGACGATTGACCACCCCCtcgtgccccccccccccccgccggTGCCGCCACCCACTCGGAGCGCCGCCGGTTGCGCGCTCACGGTATCAGCACCCCCTCGCCTGGCGCTGCACCTTGGTCCGGTCCTGGTCCCCGACACAGTCCGAGCCTTAGGGAAAGCCTTCGCAGAACTGCGTCCTGACACCGGGCACAGTCCCCCAGCTCCGgacactgccctggcactggaCACccggctcctggggctgccccgGGACCGGCACCGGGATTTTACCCCACGTCCCTGTCTTGTTTCCCCTTCCCGTCTAAATCCCGCACCCTGATGCCTCCTCCTCTCCACGGCCCCCGCACCGCGCTCCGATACTGGAACCCCCCCTTATCCGATCCGAATGCCGCGATTCTGGTCCTGGGATCTCTCCTGTCACCGCCTGTTGGGATCGGGGACCTCTCTCAGTCCCGGTCCTTCTCCTCCCGCCGTCCCTTGCACCGAGGACCCCGGTTATTCTAAGTCTATGCCGCCGGTCTCCGCACCTGCTCCGTCCCCTTGGCACAGCCCCGCTCCCGGGACCCGCTCCCTAGCACTACCGCGGTCCCCTCTGTTCGGTCCGACCCACGGTCCCCGTCCCCGTTCCTGGCCCAGCCCCCGGTACCGGCTGCCTGGGGTACTGGTCGGCACCGTGCGCCGCCCTCAGCCGCCCCGGCCGGGCTGCCCCCACCGTGGCCGCTCGGCTTCGGCGCTGGGCAACCCCTTCGGGCCCCGCCTCGGACCCGGCCCTCGGCAGCGGCGGGAGCAGCGGCCACATcccccggggccgcccccgccgGGCTGCCCTGCCTCGGCCGGCCCCTCCGCGCTCCGGGACCGGGCCACCCCCGGACCGGGACCGGGCTCCTCCAGTGATCCAGGTACCGCCGACGATAGGGTCGGGCTGCTCCTGAACCGGCACCGGCCTCCAACAGGGACATGGACACCTCCGGGAGCGGGGCACCCCCGGGACCAGAACCGGGACAGGACCGCGTCCCCCGATGCAGCACCCCAGAGCTCCCGGCAAAGCGCCCTAGGGGTCTGCGGGTCCCGGCgaggacaggaggcagcagcggGGAGTGGAGGGTTGGGAATGGGTCGGGGGGGTCCCGGCCGCCACGGCCCCCCCACAGCCCCGGTGCCAACTCGGGGTGACTGGGAGGGGAGCGGGTCGCGGGGAAATCGCGGGCACCGATGGCCTCATTTCCTGCAATATAAACCAGGTTTCCTGTGCTTCCTGCTCGGCCCCAgcctgggggtgggggggggggcggctGGGAGCGAGGGGGGGCCTGGCCCCCCACCCCCGCCAtggaggggcggggggcggccTGGCTCGGCCCCAGCCCGGGCAGGATGGGTGGGGGGCCGATTCCCGGGCAGTTTCCGCTCCATCCCAGGAGGTGAAGCCTCTGCTTTGCCCCTCATTTGGGGTAGCTCAGCCCATACCCCGAAGCCTCCTGGAGCCCCCCAACACCTCAGGGGTCCCTCATCCCAGGCAGCCGGTGGGAAGCTGCCCTTGCCTGTGGCCTTGCCTGGAAGAAGCTCGTTAACCCCAACCAGGAAGGGGGTTAATTATGGCCTCATAGGGGCCATAAGGAGGGGCAGGACTGTGACCCCCCCAAAGGCAGGGACACCCCGCCCCTGCCCCCTTCCTACTCAGCCCTGCCCTCGGGAGGAATAAAACCCCCAGATTCAAGGATGTTTATATAAAAACAGTTACTCTTTATTTCTCCAAACAAGTTCCGTGGTAACAGAGACCTGATGTACTCATTACATCAAGCTGCCTGGGGTGGGGAGGGCTGTCCCCTGCACCCCAGGACCCCCTGTTAGGGACCCCAAAGGCCTTGGAGTGGGCAGGGGACAACCAGTGttcccctgcagctccagagtgACACAGGGATGGAGTGTGGAGTGACTCTGGGCAGGGAGCACACGACCCCCTCCCACAGTGTCAGGACAGTCCCCAGGTGGGGCAATATTTAAAACTCAACCAGAccccagggagcagccaggggagTGCGGGGGGGCCCGGCCATTCTTGCACGAGGTATGTaaatggggggtgggggggctgcagccagcacagcctcagaGAGACCCCACACCCCTTAGGGATGTGTGATGGGGATGTGGCTCAAGACCAAGGCTCAGTAGCACAACACGCTGAGATAGAGCAGAGGGGGCAGCCCCCAAAGGTGTCTCGGTTCTCCCTGAGGGGCTCTGATGTCCCTGAGGTATCAGACACTATCACGGCCACCTCTGTGGCTGGCAGCCACCCTGGGGGCCACCACAGTGGGGAGgacatgtccctgtcccccaacTCTAACACGGCTTGAAGAGAGGCTGTCTGGAGGGTTGGCCCTGCCCATGGGGGGTCTCAGTTCTACCTGAGGGGCTCTGATGTCCCTGAGGCACCAGGCGCTATGACGGCCCCCTCTGAGGCTGGGGGCCAccaagggggggggggacatGTTCCCGTCCCCCAACCCTAGCAGGGCTTGCTGCAGGTCCGGCAGCGCGTCACGGGCAGTGGCAGCTTGTGCAGACCTGAATACAGGAAGAGTGTGAGAGCCAGggtgggggacaggggacaccccAGCACCCATCCCtagtgtccccatgtccttgTCCTCACCAAAGGCACGGATGAGCTCGGCCTGGACCGCCCAGGAGACCCTTTTCACCAGGCACAGCGTGGTGAGCCCCGCAAAGCCCATGTTGTAGAGGAAGACAATGTAGAAGTTCCCCAACCAGTTGAAGCGGCCAAAATCCCCCAGGAGGTCAAAACGGGTGATCCCTGCACAGGGGTGGGGTACACTGGTCAGGGCACCCCAATCCTTGGGACAGCCCCATCCAGGCATCACCCTCATCCCTCTGGGAGGCTCACCCAGTGTCCTGGAGAAGACGggcagtgctgagctgagcaCCAGCAGGGAGACACAGTTCCCGATGATctggggagaagaaggaggtTTGGgggggcagtgctgctgcagggaatcCCCAGGCTGGGGAAGGGACTTTCCAAATACCAGGGAACCACTGGGGggtcctgcccagctgtgggATACTGTCCTCCCATGTGGGGACACCACAAGCAGTCCACAGGGACACTCTGTGGGGAACAGGGTCTTGTCCCCCCACAGTAgccccccagccctgtcctgctgctcccaccttGGTGAGGGGGGTGTCCTGCCGCTCTGGGAGCAGGCGAGTGAACAGGGGGGAGCTGTAGAAGCCCACAACAGAGGAGACCATTAGGTAGCTGCCAGGAGTGTTAAGGAGGAAAACAGGAtgggatggcactgggaacagtgttggggacacaggggacatcACTGGCGACACAAGTGCCCGCCTGAAGGATACAAAATGAGGACAACCTGCAGTGCAGCTCCAAAGGAACCAAAGATAGAGAAGGAAACCTGGCCCAGGGATGCATCCTGCAGGAAGAAGAGGGCACAGGTTGGGGAGGAATGGTCCCAAGACCTGCGAGGGACACAACCCTGAGCTGTCCCTTCCCCCCACCCAGGTACCTGGATGCCCCGTGGCATCGCAGCatcatccagcagcagctccaggacatGGAAGCAGACAATGAGCACAGAGATGCcctgggaagagcagagagggagtGAGGCCATTTGTGAGGATAGGGATAacccccagctcccctgggaGCCCAGGGCCACTCACTGTCAGTGCTAGGAGGCCCAGCATGGCCAGGGGGTAGCCCAGGTTCCTCTGCCAGGGCGATGCTCGGTGCCGCAGCTCTGTAGGGAGGATGCGCCCAGGTGAGAGGGGAGCACAGCTCCCACCCAAAAGGGCAGGAGACCGAGGTGGCCCCAAAGTGCCAGGATGGGGTGTAACAGCCCCCACCCCATCTCCCACCCACCCTCCCTCCACAGAGCATGGATTGCCAGGgatccagtgctcccagtgccaggctggagggaaCCCAGTCCTGGCCTTCCTCCTGCCAGGCTCCTCACCCAGCTTCCGCCTCTTGCTCCGGATGGCAAAGAATTgctcctgcagcatctccaTGTCCAGATTCAGCCAGCAGGAAGTTTTGCCTGCTGGAGGGAGACCCAAGGGGCTCAGGGGGGGTGAGGGCTCCTATGTGGTTGGGTAGAGGGGCCCCCAATCCACCCCATGCTCTCCtttcccagccagcagcacccaccagAGTGGATCCTGTGGGACACAGCGGCTTCCTCAAACCTCgtgcagctcagctgctcaTCCAGGTCttccaggagctggggatgggtgAGGAGCCTGTGAGTGGCTGCAGGGGCGTGTGAATGGCTCCCCATGCCTGAGGTGGGAGACCAGGCAACCCTGGGGGCAGTCACCCCCAAAGCTGGGGCAGAGGGATTAGGGGGTATGCCTTACCCGGGGTTTCACCAGCAGCTTCCCAGTGACAGTGAACATGGTGGAGAGGCCAAAGGGGGTGCATACTGTGGTAGGATGAAAGGCTGAACAGGAGGTGCCCTGCCATCCTACCCCTCCCCACACCTCCAGAAGGATCCTGGAGGCTTCAGCCATGAACCATGGGCCTTCCAGACCCCATTGGCATGTTCCATTGGCATGGAACAGCACCAGGGTCTCGTAGGGATACAACTTACACAGCAGAAGGAGGACACCGAAAAGCGAGATGCAGGAGTAGAGGTAGGGCAGATAATATTCCCAGAGGTCTGTGGAGACAGTGGGATCAGGCCAGTGGCACCAGAGATCCCTTGCTCCATTCATTGCCAGGGTCTGATCCTGGAGCAGGGGGGCCCAGCACACTCCAGCAACACCCACCATAGAGTGACTGGCGACTGGCAGCATCGTTGCCCACGATGGCAGAAGCCACCCAGACCAtgcccagcaccagcagtgtcagcagcagcagcaccaccgACGTCTCGTACACCCTGGCCATGatgccctgcaggagctgggttAGCAGGGAGCCACCGAAGGGGAGGACAGGGGGGACATGTTTGGGGCAGGGGTTTGCATGATCACCCACCTTCTTGGATCCTGCAAACCCCTCTGACTCAGTGAAAAAGTAGGCAAAGGGCATGAGGAAGACCAGGGACATATTGGAAAAGAGGAAGACCAAGTTCCAGAGGCCTGGAAGAAGGGGAAGAGCATGGGGTGAGCTCCCAGGCAGGGCAACTCTGACCCACAGATTTTGGGGATAGCCCAGGGTCACCCCATGCACTTACCATGAATAAGGGACCCGTTCAGCCACTGGATGTAGTAGTTCTGGGGGAAGGAGAGCAGCACCTCATTGCTGATGATagagaagggcaggaggaggacagCACCCAGTGCCACAGCCAGGGTGAAGGTACAGAGCCCCAACCTGCCCGAGGGACAAGCATCACCTCTGGTGTCAGGGTTCCTCTGGGtgtcacagcccagctctgccacccagtgtcaccagcaCCCACAGGACACGGTGTCCTGGCTGAGGAAGAGGAatcaggggacaggggacaagcAGGAACTTACGCAATCCTGTTGACAGCAGCATCCTCGTCATCATGAACTGCGGGgacaaaatcccaaaccaaaggGCTGGGGGAGGTAGGGCTGCCCAGAGCATCTCTCCCTGCCCCCTGCCCAAGTTCTCCCCTTTCCAAATGCTGCAGAAATCCTCCCAGGGAACTGGGACTTTGCTCCCACCTAGGGCAGCTGGTGGATGCCCAGCAGCAATTGGTATCACAGCAACCAGGCTGTGGCAGGATGGGGACTCCTGGGGGAGGCCAAAAGCAATGGAGGAACAGGAAAAACCTTCAGGAGGCTGAATGTGGCTGTAAGGACTGCCTGGCTCTGGCAGCTCCCGCTCTCTTACCTCCTGTGAAATCCGTGTGCTTCTTAAAGTGGGTTATGATGAAGTGGCAGAGGATGTAGAGGCTGGCGAAGAGCAGGGCACAGATCTGCAGGCAGAGGAGTGTGGGCAGTGTGGGCATGCCCTGAGGGCAGCACTCCTACCCCAGCTCCAACCCCTGGTGATGCCACCAGCCCTAGGGCTTGTCAGCTCCACCCTATTTGTTTTTCCACTCTTGGCCCTGGTTACACCCCACTCGTGTGCTCAGACCTATCTGCTCAATGGGGGCTGCACACAGGGTTCACACATCGGTGCCCACAAGCTGGCACAGCACCCAGGCCAGGGGCCTGAGAGCCCACCCAGGTCTGGAtcaggctgtgccagcaaaTCTGTTACCCCGTGGGACATCCCTGAAGTGCCTGATCCCACAGCCCTCGCCTTTCTGGCACCAGCACCCAGCAGAGCCACGGGAACAGCCTTGAATCAGGCGCCAAGGACATCTGCAGTGCTCCTCCCGCCCCCGCTGGAACGCCGAGGTCAAGCCAGAGCAGACGATGTTCAGGGAACACGGCGACCTTTCATCCCACTGGGTACGCGTCAGGATGAGGAAAGGTTGCCTGAATCCTCCACCTTGGCACAGGTGCAgtggagagcagctgtggcaccTCCCTTCTGCCTGACTGGGGGTGCTCTGACCCTTGCTGAGGGTCCCCAGGATCTGCCAGTGGGGTGGCTGGCAGCTCCCAAAGCTTTCTGGGCTCCCAGAAAGGCGGTACCCAGCAGGTCTTTCTTCTTCTGCTCCCACCCATTAAAGGGTCTCAGGCCACAGGTTCCCTCTTGTCATGGGCTGTACCCCCCAGGCCAACGCTCTGCCTGGTGGGGGGAGCCCCAACTCTTCCTGTACTCAGTGAAGTCGTGCTAAGTAAGTTTTGTGCTGCCCATGCCAAGCCAGGGGCTCCGGagtgagctgcagctccccaggatGGAAGTCTGGGGGGTTCCAGGGCAGAGGTGCCAGGTTCTGGCCACCAGGTCCTCCCTGTAGCCACTGAATGTGGCAAGGTAGCCTCGGTACTGCTGGTCACAGCCCACTTGGCTGCCCTGCACGCAGCATCCCAAGGCCCTTAGGAGACGCCAGGACCGGGACATCCAGGTCATTCCCATCCCTGAGCCTGCGGCAGCAGGGCCAGAGGAGCAGACCCAACTGGCTCCCTCTGTGGTACCCGAGGTTC is from Cinclus cinclus chromosome 30, bCinCin1.1, whole genome shotgun sequence and encodes:
- the LMBR1L gene encoding protein LMBR1L isoform X6; this encodes MHPLWPLHHVHCHWEAAGETPATHRLLTHPQLLEDLDEQLSCTRFEEAAVSHRIHSAGKTSCWLNLDMEMLQEQFFAIRSKRRKLELRHRASPWQRNLGYPLAMLGLLALTGISVLIVCFHVLELLLDDAAMPRGIQDASLGQVSFSIFGSFGAALQVVLIFYLMVSSVVGFYSSPLFTRLLPERQDTPLTKIIGNCVSLLVLSSALPVFSRTLGITRFDLLGDFGRFNWLGNFYIVFLYNMGFAGLTTLCLVKRVSWAVQAELIRAFGLHKLPLPVTRCRTCSKPC
- the LMBR1L gene encoding protein LMBR1L isoform X5, producing MAPVEPDALAVREQLFHERVRECIICALLFASLYILCHFIITHFKKHTDFTGVHDDEDAAVNRIALGLCTFTLAVALGAVLLLPFSIISNEVLLSFPQNYYIQWLNGSLIHGLWNLVFLFSNMSLVFLMPFAYFFTESEGFAGSKKGIMARVYETSVVLLLLTLLVLGMVWVASAIVGNDAASRQSLYDLWEYYLPYLYSCISLFGVLLLLLCTPFGLSTMFTVTGKLLVKPRLLEDLDEQLSCTRFEEAAVSHRIHSAGKTSCWLNLDMEMLQEQFFAIRSKRRKLELRHRASPWQRNLGYPLAMLGLLALTGISVLIVCFHVLELLLDDAAMPRGIQDASLGQVSFSIFGSFGAALQIIGNCVSLLVLSSALPVFSRTLGITRFDLLGDFGRFNWLGNFYIVFLYNMGFAGLTTLCLVKRVSWAVQAELIRAFGLHKLPLPVTRCRTCSKPC
- the LMBR1L gene encoding protein LMBR1L isoform X2, with the translated sequence MAPVEPDALAVREQLFHERVRECIICALLFASLYILCHFIITHFKKHTDFTGVHDDEDAAVNRIALGLCTFTLAVALGAVLLLPFSIISNEVLLSFPQNYYIQWLNGSLIHGLWNLVFLFSNMSLVFLMPFAYFFTESEGFAGSKKGIMARVYETSVVLLLLTLLVLGMVWVASAIVGNDAASRQSLYDLWEYYLPYLYSCISLFGVLLLLLCTPFGLSTMFTVTGKLLVKPRLLEDLDEQLSCTRFEEAAVSHRIHSGKTSCWLNLDMEMLQEQFFAIRSKRRKLELRHRASPWQRNLGYPLAMLGLLALTGISVLIVCFHVLELLLDDAAMPRGIQDASLGQVSFSIFGSFGAALQVVLIFYLMVSSVVGFYSSPLFTRLLPERQDTPLTKIIGNCVSLLVLSSALPVFSRTLGITRFDLLGDFGRFNWLGNFYIVFLYNMGFAGLTTLCLVKRVSWAVQAELIRAFGLHKLPLPVTRCRTCSKPC
- the LMBR1L gene encoding protein LMBR1L isoform X3 encodes the protein MAPVEPDALAVREQLFHERVRECIICALLFASLYILCHFIITHFKKHTDFTGVHDDEDAAVNRIALGLCTFTLAVALGAVLLLPFSIISNEVLLSFPQNYYIQWLNGSLIHGLWNLVFLFSNMSLVFLMPFAYFFTESEGFAGSKKGIMARVYETSVVLLLLTLLVLGMVWVASAIVGNDAASRQSLYDLWEYYLPYLYSCISLFGVLLLLLCTPFGLSTMFTVTGKLLVKPRLLEDLDEQLSCTRFEEAAVSHRIHSAGKTSCWLNLDMEMLQEQFFAIRSKRRKLELRHRASPWQRNLGYPLAMLGLLALTGISVLIVCFHVLELLLDDAAMPRGIQVVLILYPSGGHLLPSHPVFLLNTPGSYLMVSSVVGFYSSPLFTRLLPERQDTPLTKIIGNCVSLLVLSSALPVFSRTLGITRFDLLGDFGRFNWLGNFYIVFLYNMGFAGLTTLCLVKRVSWAVQAELIRAFGLHKLPLPVTRCRTCSKPC
- the LMBR1L gene encoding protein LMBR1L isoform X4, with protein sequence MAPVEPDALAVREQLFHERVRECIICALLFASLYILCHFIITHFKKHTDFTGVHDDEDAAVNRIALGLCTFTLAVALGAVLLLPFSIISNEVLLSFPQNYYIQWLNGSLIHGLWNLVFLFSNMSLVFLMPFAYFFTESEGFAGSKKGIMARVYETSVVLLLLTLLVLGMVWVASAIVGNDAASRQSLYDLWEYYLPYLYSCISLFGVLLLLLCTPFGLSTMFTVTGKLLVKPRLLEDLDEQLSCTRFEEAAVSHRIHSAGKTSCWLNLDMEMLQEQFFAIRSKRRKLELRHRASPWQRNLGYPLAMLGLLALTGISVLIVCFHVLELLLDDAAMPRGIQVVLIFYLMVSSVVGFYSSPLFTRLLPERQDTPLTKIIGNCVSLLVLSSALPVFSRTLGITRFDLLGDFGRFNWLGNFYIVFLYNMGFAGLTTLCLVKRVSWAVQAELIRAFGLHKLPLPVTRCRTCSKPC
- the LMBR1L gene encoding protein LMBR1L isoform X1, with the protein product MAPVEPDALAVREQLFHERVRECIICALLFASLYILCHFIITHFKKHTDFTGVHDDEDAAVNRIALGLCTFTLAVALGAVLLLPFSIISNEVLLSFPQNYYIQWLNGSLIHGLWNLVFLFSNMSLVFLMPFAYFFTESEGFAGSKKGIMARVYETSVVLLLLTLLVLGMVWVASAIVGNDAASRQSLYDLWEYYLPYLYSCISLFGVLLLLLCTPFGLSTMFTVTGKLLVKPRLLEDLDEQLSCTRFEEAAVSHRIHSAGKTSCWLNLDMEMLQEQFFAIRSKRRKLELRHRASPWQRNLGYPLAMLGLLALTGISVLIVCFHVLELLLDDAAMPRGIQDASLGQVSFSIFGSFGAALQVVLIFYLMVSSVVGFYSSPLFTRLLPERQDTPLTKIIGNCVSLLVLSSALPVFSRTLGITRFDLLGDFGRFNWLGNFYIVFLYNMGFAGLTTLCLVKRVSWAVQAELIRAFGLHKLPLPVTRCRTCSKPC